Proteins found in one Physeter macrocephalus isolate SW-GA chromosome 17, ASM283717v5, whole genome shotgun sequence genomic segment:
- the SMG9 gene encoding nonsense-mediated mRNA decay factor SMG9 isoform X2 has product MQKTPIILSKPPAERSKQPPTPTAPAAPPAPAPLEKPIVLMKPREEGKGPAATASASTPEGTAPPPTAAPAPPKGEKEGQRPTQPVYQIQNRGMGTAAPAAMDPVVGQAKLLPPERMKHSIKLVDDQMNWCDSAIEYLLDQTDVLVVGVLGLQGTGKSMVMSLLSANTPEEDQRAYVFRAQSAEMKERGGNQTSGIDFFITQERIVFLDTQVLTPHSPHPAACSTHLHPQMCLSQNPAWIPWGSGQAMDMLVPLGKLCLFLALSLFLSDFTPSPLPSIVYTGA; this is encoded by the exons ATGCAGAAAACCCCCATCATCCTCTCAAAACCTCCAGCAGAGCGG TCAAAGCAGCCACCGACTCCAACGGCCCCTGCCGCCccgcctgccccagcccctcttgAGAAGCCCATTGTCCTCATGAAGCCacgggaggaggggaaagggccTGCGGCCACAGCGAGTGCCTCCACCCCCGAGGGCACTGCGCCGCCACCCACTGCAGCCCCTGCACCACccaagggggagaaggaggggcagaGACCCACACAGCCTGTGTACCAGATCCAGAACCGGGGCATGGGGACTGCCGCGCCGGCAGCCATGGACC CTGTCGTGGGCCAGGCCAAACTGCTGCCCCCAGAGCGCATGAAGCACAGCATCAAGTTGGTGGATGACCAGATGAATTGGTGCGACAGTGCCATTGAG TACCTGTTGGATCAGACCGATGTCTTGGTGGTTGGTGTCCTGGGCCTCCAGGGGACAGGCAAGTCCATGGTTATGTCGTTGTTGTCAGCCAACACTCCTGAGGAGGACCAGAG GGCCTATGTCTTCCGGGCCCAGAGTGCCGAAATGAAGGAACGAGGGGGCAACCAGACCAGTGGCATTGACTTCTTTATTACCCAGGAGCGGATCGTTTTCCTGGACACGCAGGTGCTGACCCCCCACTCACCCCACCCTGCTGCATGCAGCACTCACCTTCATCCCCAAATGTGTTTAAGCCAGAACCCTGCTTGGATTCCATGGGGCTCCGGCCAAGCCATGGACATGCTAGTGCCTTTGGGCAAGTTGTGTCTCTTTTTGGCCCTTAGTCTCTTCTTGTCCGATTtcaccccctctcccctcccatccaTCGTGTACACGGGAGCCTAA
- the XRCC1 gene encoding DNA repair protein XRCC1 yields MPEIRLRHVVSCSSQDSTYRAENLLKADTYRKWRAAKAGEKTISVVLQLEKEEQIHSVDIGNDGSAFVEVLAGSSAGGAGEQDYEVLLVTSSFMSPSESRSGSNSNRVRIFGPDKLVRAAAEKRWDRVKIVCSQPYSKDAPYGLSFVRFHSPPDKEEAEASSQKVTKLGQFRVKEEDESASSLRPGALFFSRINKTPPVAASDPAGPSYAAATLQASSAASSVSPASKTVGSTSKESPRGKRKLDLSHEEKKTPSKPSAQPSPPALKRPKLPAPTPAPAPAPVPAAARGAAPGKPRGEGAEPRAPRAGPQELGKILQGVVVVLSGFQNPFRSELRDKALELGAKYRPDWTPDSTHLICAFANTPKYSQVLGLGGRIVRKEWVLDCHRMRRRLPSRRYLMAGPDSSSEDEGGSHGGSSGDEAPKPPRKRPQTKAKPSQAAGPSSPQRPPTPEETKPPSPGPQEDTDTKGEQSEGQDNGAEDSGDTEDELRRVAERKEQRPPSGEENGKDPYAGSTDENTDSEGPPESPNLPIPELPGGKSSLLMWDLALLLLCHDLPQPVLGWLLPPVTCLPGSSPPVPSLCHLLVLLGLFPSFQHPLLTSLSVPVLTSAVTASITAQPQARPPLAFHSITTLPGLFH; encoded by the exons ATGCCGGAGATCCGCCTCCGCCATGTGGTATCCTGCAGTAGCCAGGACTCG ACCTACCGTGCAGAAAACCTTCTCAAGGCAGACACTTATCGGAAATGGCGGGCAGCCAAGGCGGGCGAGAAGACCATCTCTGTGGTGCTGCAG TTAGAGAAGGAGGAGCAGATACACAGCGTGGACATTGGGAATGACGGCTCAGCCTTCGTGGAGGTGCTGGCGGGCAGCTCAGCTGGAGGCGCCGGGGAGCAGGACTACGAG GTCCTTCTGGTCACCTCGTCTTTCATGTCCCCTTCCGAGAGTCGCAGTGGCTCAAATTCCAACCGCGTTCGCATTTTTGGGCCCGACAAGTTGGTCCGGGCAGCAGCAGAGAAGCGCTGGGACCGTGTCAAAATTGTCTGCAGCCAGCCCTACAGCAAG gaTGCCCCCTATGGCCTGAGTTTTGTAAGGTTTCACAGCCCCCCAGACAAAGAGGAGGCCGAGGCCTCATCCCAG AAAGTGACCAAGCTCGGCCAGTTCCGCGTGAAGGAGGAGGATGAGAGCGCCAGCTCCCTGAGACCCGGGGCTCTCTTCTTCAGCCGGATCAACAAGACGCCCCCAG tCGCAGCCAGTGACCCAGCAGGACCCAGCTATGCAGCTGCTACGCTGCAGGCCTCCAGTGCCGCCTCCTCGGTCTCTCCGGCCTCCAAGACAGTAGGGAGCACCTCCAAG GAGTCCCCCAGAGGCAAGAGGAAGCTGGATTTGAGCCACGAAGAAAAGAAGACCCCCAGCAAACCGTCCGCCCAGCCCTCACCACCCGCCCTCAAGAGACCCAAAT TGCcagctcccacccctgccccagcccctgcccctgtccCTGCCGCAGCACGGGGGGCggcgccagggaagccccgaggagaAGGCGCTGAGCCCAGGGCCCCCCGCGCCGGCCCGCAGGAGCTGGGGAAGATCCTCCAgggtgtggtggtggtgctgaGCGGCTTCCAGAACCCCTTCCGCTCGGAGCTCCGGGACAAGGCCCTGGAGCTGGGGGCCAAGTATCGGCCAGACTGGACTCCAGACAGCACCCACCTCAT CTGCGCCTTTGCCAACACCCCCAAGTACAGCCAGGTCCTAGGCCTCGGAGGCCGAATCGTGCGGAAAGAGTGGGTGCTGGACTGTCACCGCATGCGGCGGCGGCTACCCTCTCGGAG GTACCTCATGGCTGGGCCAGACTCGAGCAGTGAGGACGAGGGGGGCTCTCACGGCGGCAGCAGTGGGGATGAAGCCCCCAAGCCTCCCCGAAAG cGCCCCCAGACCAAAGCCAAGCCCTCTCAGGCAGCAGGACCTAGCTCACCCCAGAGACCCCCAACCCCAGAAGAGACCAAACCACCCTCACCAGGGCCCCAGGAAGATACTGACACCAAGGGGGAGCAGTCAG AAGGACAGGACAATGGGGCAGAAGATTCTGGGGACACCGAGGATGAGCTGAGAAG GGTGGCTGAGCGGAAGGAACAAAGGCCGCCCTCTGGCGAGGAGAACGGCAAGGACCCGTACGCAGGATCCACGGATGAGAACACGGACAGTGAAGGTCCTCCGGAGTCTCCCAATCTGCCGATTCCCGAGCTCCCAGGTGGGAAATCCTCCCTCCTGATGTGGGATTTGGCCCTGTTACTTCTCTGCCATGACTTGCCCCAGCCCGTCCTGGGATGGCTGCTGCCCCCTGTGACTTGTCTTCCAGGCTCCTCACCCCCAGTCCCTAGCCTTTGCCACCTCCTTGTCCTCTTAGGCCTGTTCCCTTCCTTTCAGCATCCTCTCCTGacttccctctctgtccctgtccTGACTTCTGCTGTGACCGCCTCCAtcacagcccagccccaggcGAGACCCCCTTTGGCTTTCCACTCCATCAC CACTCTGCCTGGACTGTTCCACTGA
- the SMG9 gene encoding nonsense-mediated mRNA decay factor SMG9 isoform X1: protein MSESGHSQPGLYGIDRRRRWKEPGPGGPQNLSGPGGRERDYIAPWDRERRDGSEETSTAVMQKTPIILSKPPAERSKQPPTPTAPAAPPAPAPLEKPIVLMKPREEGKGPAATASASTPEGTAPPPTAAPAPPKGEKEGQRPTQPVYQIQNRGMGTAAPAAMDPVVGQAKLLPPERMKHSIKLVDDQMNWCDSAIEYLLDQTDVLVVGVLGLQGTGKSMVMSLLSANTPEEDQRAYVFRAQSAEMKERGGNQTSGIDFFITQERIVFLDTQVLTPHSPHPAACSTHLHPQMCLSQNPAWIPWGSGQAMDMLVPLGKLCLFLALSLFLSDFTPSPLPSIVYTGA, encoded by the exons ATGTCTGAGTCTGGGCACAGTCAGCCTGGGCTCTATGGGATAGACAGGCGGCGGCGGTGGAAGGAGCCAGGCCCTGGCGGCCCCCAGAATCTCTCCGGGCCTGGCGGTCGGGAGAGGGACTACATTGCACCTTGGGACAGAGAGAGACGG GATGGCAGCGAAGAGACAAGCACGGCGGTCATGCAGAAAACCCCCATCATCCTCTCAAAACCTCCAGCAGAGCGG TCAAAGCAGCCACCGACTCCAACGGCCCCTGCCGCCccgcctgccccagcccctcttgAGAAGCCCATTGTCCTCATGAAGCCacgggaggaggggaaagggccTGCGGCCACAGCGAGTGCCTCCACCCCCGAGGGCACTGCGCCGCCACCCACTGCAGCCCCTGCACCACccaagggggagaaggaggggcagaGACCCACACAGCCTGTGTACCAGATCCAGAACCGGGGCATGGGGACTGCCGCGCCGGCAGCCATGGACC CTGTCGTGGGCCAGGCCAAACTGCTGCCCCCAGAGCGCATGAAGCACAGCATCAAGTTGGTGGATGACCAGATGAATTGGTGCGACAGTGCCATTGAG TACCTGTTGGATCAGACCGATGTCTTGGTGGTTGGTGTCCTGGGCCTCCAGGGGACAGGCAAGTCCATGGTTATGTCGTTGTTGTCAGCCAACACTCCTGAGGAGGACCAGAG GGCCTATGTCTTCCGGGCCCAGAGTGCCGAAATGAAGGAACGAGGGGGCAACCAGACCAGTGGCATTGACTTCTTTATTACCCAGGAGCGGATCGTTTTCCTGGACACGCAGGTGCTGACCCCCCACTCACCCCACCCTGCTGCATGCAGCACTCACCTTCATCCCCAAATGTGTTTAAGCCAGAACCCTGCTTGGATTCCATGGGGCTCCGGCCAAGCCATGGACATGCTAGTGCCTTTGGGCAAGTTGTGTCTCTTTTTGGCCCTTAGTCTCTTCTTGTCCGATTtcaccccctctcccctcccatccaTCGTGTACACGGGAGCCTAA
- the SMG9 gene encoding nonsense-mediated mRNA decay factor SMG9 isoform X3: MSESGHSQPGLYGIDRRRRWKEPGPGGPQNLSGPGGRERDYIAPWDRERRDGSEETSTAVMQKTPIILSKPPAERSKQPPTPTAPAAPPAPAPLEKPIVLMKPREEGKGPAATASASTPEGTAPPPTAAPAPPKGEKEGQRPTQPVYQIQNRGMGTAAPAAMDPVVGQAKLLPPERMKHSIKLVDDQMNWCDSAIEYLLDQTDVLVVGVLGLQGTGPMSSGPRVPK; the protein is encoded by the exons ATGTCTGAGTCTGGGCACAGTCAGCCTGGGCTCTATGGGATAGACAGGCGGCGGCGGTGGAAGGAGCCAGGCCCTGGCGGCCCCCAGAATCTCTCCGGGCCTGGCGGTCGGGAGAGGGACTACATTGCACCTTGGGACAGAGAGAGACGG GATGGCAGCGAAGAGACAAGCACGGCGGTCATGCAGAAAACCCCCATCATCCTCTCAAAACCTCCAGCAGAGCGG TCAAAGCAGCCACCGACTCCAACGGCCCCTGCCGCCccgcctgccccagcccctcttgAGAAGCCCATTGTCCTCATGAAGCCacgggaggaggggaaagggccTGCGGCCACAGCGAGTGCCTCCACCCCCGAGGGCACTGCGCCGCCACCCACTGCAGCCCCTGCACCACccaagggggagaaggaggggcagaGACCCACACAGCCTGTGTACCAGATCCAGAACCGGGGCATGGGGACTGCCGCGCCGGCAGCCATGGACC CTGTCGTGGGCCAGGCCAAACTGCTGCCCCCAGAGCGCATGAAGCACAGCATCAAGTTGGTGGATGACCAGATGAATTGGTGCGACAGTGCCATTGAG TACCTGTTGGATCAGACCGATGTCTTGGTGGTTGGTGTCCTGGGCCTCCAGGGGACAG GGCCTATGTCTTCCGGGCCCAGAGTGCCGAAATGA